One genomic segment of Chryseobacterium phocaeense includes these proteins:
- a CDS encoding endonuclease/exonuclease/phosphatase family protein — translation MNFRFSMVLLLFCTLVFSQDVKVMSFNIRLNVASDKENAWPERKQDALDLLSYYHPDYFGVQEALPEQMKDIKAGLKNYDYVGVGRDDGKEKGEFSAIFYDTNRLQVIKSGTFWLSETPEVPSRGWDAALNRICTYAFFKDKKSKKEFLAMNLHFDHIGKVARVKSSELILKKIKEMNPKNLPLTLTGDFNLTEDSEPIKILSQNLNDSFYHSETKPYGPKGTFTGFNVNEIPKDRIDYIFVKGFKIKSQRHINDRRENLLYPSDHFPVLAELAF, via the coding sequence ATGAATTTTAGGTTTTCAATGGTATTACTGCTGTTTTGTACATTGGTATTTTCCCAGGATGTAAAAGTAATGAGTTTTAATATCAGGCTGAATGTGGCTTCAGACAAAGAAAATGCCTGGCCGGAAAGAAAACAGGATGCTTTGGATTTATTAAGTTATTATCATCCCGATTATTTTGGCGTTCAGGAAGCTCTTCCCGAACAGATGAAAGATATCAAAGCCGGACTTAAAAATTATGACTATGTGGGAGTGGGAAGAGACGATGGAAAAGAAAAAGGAGAGTTCTCAGCCATTTTCTATGATACGAACAGGCTTCAGGTCATAAAATCCGGAACATTCTGGCTCTCGGAAACACCGGAAGTTCCTTCAAGAGGATGGGATGCTGCACTTAACAGGATCTGTACCTATGCCTTTTTTAAAGATAAGAAATCTAAAAAGGAATTTCTTGCGATGAACCTTCATTTCGATCATATCGGAAAAGTGGCAAGAGTGAAATCTTCCGAGCTTATTCTGAAAAAAATCAAAGAAATGAATCCTAAAAATCTTCCGCTAACTTTAACCGGTGATTTTAATTTGACAGAAGATTCCGAACCGATAAAAATCCTTTCACAGAATCTGAATGACAGCTTTTATCATTCCGAAACCAAACCTTACGGTCCGAAAGGAACATTCACAGGTTTCAATGTGAATGAAATTCCTAAAGACAGAATCGATTATATTTTCGTAAAAGGGTTCAAAATAAAATCCCAGAGACATATCAATGACAGAAGAGAGAATCTGCTCTATCCATCGGATCATTTTCCGGTACTGGCAGAACTTGCTTTTTAG
- a CDS encoding response regulator transcription factor, producing MKTKILLAEDDPDFGMILKQYLELEDFEVAWFQNPEQVVELLNADFPFHLGILDIMMPAIDGFSLAKMILKEKNNFPLLFLTAKNQKIDRLMGLKLGADDYIAKPCDPEELVLRIRNILKRTQPATASQIRIGEYELDTEKLLLSHPEGNVRLTIREQQLLLFLLKYNHSMIKRDDILDNIWETNDYFTGRSLDVFISRLRKYFMNDPKIKIQSLRGIGFEVDFPAE from the coding sequence ATGAAAACTAAAATTCTTTTGGCGGAAGACGACCCGGATTTCGGGATGATCCTGAAACAGTATCTTGAGCTGGAGGATTTTGAGGTGGCGTGGTTTCAGAATCCGGAACAGGTTGTGGAGCTTCTGAATGCCGATTTCCCTTTTCATCTCGGCATTCTGGATATTATGATGCCTGCTATTGATGGGTTTTCTTTAGCCAAAATGATTTTAAAAGAGAAGAATAATTTCCCACTGCTTTTCCTGACCGCCAAAAATCAGAAGATCGACCGTCTTATGGGTCTGAAACTCGGGGCTGATGATTATATCGCCAAGCCCTGCGATCCGGAGGAGCTGGTTCTGAGGATCAGAAATATTCTTAAGAGAACTCAGCCTGCAACTGCCTCACAGATAAGGATCGGAGAATATGAACTGGATACGGAAAAACTCCTGCTTTCGCATCCTGAAGGAAATGTACGCCTTACGATCCGTGAACAGCAGCTTCTTCTTTTTCTTTTGAAATACAACCATTCTATGATCAAAAGAGACGATATCCTGGACAATATCTGGGAAACAAATGATTATTTTACGGGAAGAAGCCTGGATGTCTTTATCAGCAGGCTGAGAAAATATTTCATGAATGATCCCAAAATAAAAATCCAATCCCTGAGAGGAATCGGATTTGAAGTTGATTTTCCTGCGGAGTAA
- a CDS encoding sensor histidine kinase: protein MMSKSKYLIALFAALFLLLLGIQVYFMYKTYQVKEREIYRTVHKGLTDYTDRLEDLGGIKSRTDDTIQKILIKYHDKKISKKEFLAFFENNRKDNEKHLSQYVDSRFKKEGYKIATKTEYISIVYAPDSTHLIDQPIVLYETKNKVTDSKISNTGKWETTSKSTTTEGGQSRDDSFIVKSNTGFQILNIKMIIFKELALLTLCCAALLASVLLIYIFTVKNLARQQKQIEVLHTVVDNISHEFKTPIATLKIASKALKKDLNPETLPLIDRQISRLENLMSQLHKDENDQEPTAIQPEDWNFFIQDLAFTYPEVKFELNNQTTEALPFDKSLMETMVKNLCENSVKYGSSKVSIHISSILHSLKIEVSDNGCGIEKKELNHIFEKFYRIQSNNIHNTKGLGLGLYFVKKIVTKYHGTTDVSSRPELGTTFKISLPYEN, encoded by the coding sequence ATGATGTCCAAAAGTAAATACCTGATTGCTCTTTTCGCTGCCCTGTTCCTGCTTCTGCTGGGAATACAGGTGTATTTTATGTATAAAACCTATCAGGTAAAGGAACGTGAGATCTACAGAACCGTTCATAAAGGGCTTACGGATTACACGGACAGGCTGGAAGACCTTGGCGGTATAAAAAGCAGAACGGATGATACCATTCAGAAGATCCTGATCAAATATCATGATAAAAAAATCAGTAAAAAAGAATTCCTGGCTTTTTTTGAAAACAACAGGAAGGATAATGAAAAGCACCTAAGCCAATACGTAGATTCCCGTTTTAAAAAAGAAGGGTATAAAATTGCAACCAAAACAGAGTATATTTCCATCGTTTATGCTCCCGACAGCACGCACCTTATCGACCAGCCCATCGTATTGTATGAAACCAAAAATAAAGTTACTGATTCTAAAATTTCGAATACAGGAAAATGGGAAACCACCTCGAAATCCACCACCACAGAGGGCGGACAAAGCAGGGACGATTCTTTTATTGTCAAAAGCAATACAGGGTTCCAGATTTTAAATATAAAGATGATTATTTTTAAAGAACTTGCCCTACTGACCTTATGCTGCGCCGCACTCCTTGCCAGCGTACTGCTGATTTATATTTTCACAGTAAAAAACCTGGCCCGGCAGCAAAAACAGATAGAAGTTCTCCACACCGTGGTTGATAATATTTCCCACGAATTCAAAACCCCGATTGCCACTTTAAAAATTGCATCCAAAGCTTTAAAAAAAGACCTGAATCCGGAAACCCTACCTCTAATAGACCGCCAGATCAGCCGGCTTGAAAACCTGATGTCCCAGCTACACAAAGATGAAAACGACCAGGAACCTACCGCTATACAGCCAGAAGACTGGAACTTTTTTATCCAGGATCTTGCCTTCACGTATCCGGAAGTAAAATTTGAGCTGAACAACCAGACTACGGAAGCACTGCCTTTTGATAAAAGCCTTATGGAGACGATGGTTAAAAACCTCTGTGAGAACAGCGTAAAATATGGTTCTTCTAAGGTGAGCATCCATATCAGCAGTATTCTGCATTCTCTTAAAATAGAGGTCAGTGATAATGGCTGCGGGATTGAGAAAAAGGAGCTTAATCACATTTTTGAAAAATTTTATAGGATTCAGTCTAATAATATCCATAATACCAAAGGATTGGGACTCGGGCTGTATTTTGTTAAAAAGATTGTCACGAAATACCATGGCACAACAGACGTCTCCAGCCGTCCCGAATTGGGAACTACCTTTAAAATATCCCTTCCTTATGAAAACTAA
- a CDS encoding outer membrane beta-barrel family protein translates to MDRKAETVLLTQLIMYKIFLFLVFPIFLSAQTTVIKGLVTDTENGKIADADVEFYNVKNELIKILKTDAEGHFSWDGISMDSVKISVKKTDYAPFEKTIGSREDEGVLKIILQKKPQEIEAVVMTKQKPVVTRKVDRLEFNVENSNISSLNAWEILKKTPNVTVNNDVIAVKGGTGILVTINDKKVMLTGEELKNFLESTQGDEIKSVEVITNPPAKYEASGSAVLNIVMKKNKIEGYRGNLFSKYIQTQYAKGLLGTSQYYKKDKLSLMASYYRGFGTYYREGTDYVNYQESQTRWVSTMNRKDKNNAQNTVNFNVEYEADSLTTLSLNYSGYFGPKSFGTYVVPTLIYNAQDRIESDYTTINDHWSRKINNSLSFQLDRKLNKKGSLSWISYFTGNNADKYQNVLTHLNFEGEEPRDDNFFTRNKADVKLYSTQADYQWKGEKLEFESGAKYSFVKTTSGQDFSDNENGTLQLRPEKSNLFDYKEHNFAIYSSLAYNLGKWNFKGGFRAEMTDLEGIVSEPYEQNKNKYWSLFPTFYAQYTTENKQEFGFSYGKRISRPSYSWLNPAKSYYNLFSYYQGDPKLKATIIHNLNLTYSWKGWNLDLYYRKEIYPSMEISYQEPSTNQLIYYFTNIEKGQAFGASLYKSFQIKPWWTLILSENLEHNENYFKGIDNQIYKNKVWNWVSDISTSFTLDKNSDWKIEAGHKYYSPGIQGTFTISGAWAAYFVMNRKFLNKKLEASFIFNDIFRSMGQKVSTKYANQDNYFLDYQDTQGFTLSLKFNFGNQSVKNAKTIKKTDEQDRL, encoded by the coding sequence TTGGACCGTAAAGCAGAAACAGTCTTGCTTACCCAACTGATTATGTATAAAATTTTTCTTTTCCTGGTATTTCCTATATTCCTTTCAGCTCAGACCACTGTGATCAAAGGTTTAGTGACAGACACCGAAAATGGGAAGATAGCCGACGCAGACGTAGAATTCTATAATGTGAAAAATGAATTGATTAAAATCCTCAAAACAGATGCTGAAGGCCATTTCAGCTGGGACGGGATTTCTATGGATTCCGTGAAAATATCAGTTAAAAAAACAGATTACGCTCCTTTTGAAAAAACAATCGGGAGCCGGGAGGATGAAGGCGTTTTAAAAATCATTCTTCAGAAGAAGCCCCAGGAAATAGAAGCCGTAGTGATGACGAAGCAAAAGCCTGTGGTCACCAGGAAAGTTGACCGCCTTGAATTTAATGTGGAAAACAGCAATATTTCTTCGCTCAATGCTTGGGAGATCCTCAAGAAAACACCTAATGTAACGGTTAACAATGACGTCATTGCGGTGAAAGGCGGGACAGGAATTCTGGTCACTATTAATGATAAGAAAGTGATGCTTACAGGTGAAGAACTTAAAAACTTCCTGGAAAGCACCCAGGGAGATGAAATAAAATCCGTGGAAGTCATTACAAATCCCCCGGCAAAATATGAAGCGTCAGGAAGCGCCGTATTGAATATTGTCATGAAGAAAAATAAGATTGAAGGATATCGCGGAAATCTTTTTTCAAAATATATTCAGACCCAATATGCAAAAGGACTTTTAGGAACTTCCCAATATTACAAAAAAGATAAACTTTCCCTTATGGCCAGCTATTACAGGGGATTCGGAACCTATTACCGTGAAGGAACGGATTACGTGAACTATCAGGAAAGTCAGACCCGATGGGTGAGTACCATGAACAGGAAGGATAAAAACAATGCTCAGAATACCGTGAACTTTAATGTGGAATATGAAGCGGACAGTCTCACCACACTCAGCCTTAATTATTCCGGATATTTTGGTCCGAAATCATTTGGAACCTATGTGGTTCCTACATTGATCTACAATGCTCAGGACAGGATAGAATCTGATTATACCACCATCAATGACCACTGGTCAAGGAAAATTAATAATTCATTAAGCTTTCAGCTGGACAGGAAACTGAATAAAAAGGGCAGCCTGTCATGGATCAGTTATTTTACCGGAAACAATGCAGATAAATATCAGAATGTGCTTACCCATCTGAATTTTGAAGGTGAGGAACCGAGGGATGATAACTTCTTTACCCGAAATAAGGCAGATGTTAAGCTCTATTCCACCCAGGCAGATTATCAGTGGAAAGGAGAAAAACTGGAATTTGAATCCGGAGCAAAATATAGCTTCGTAAAAACAACAAGCGGCCAGGATTTTTCAGATAATGAAAACGGGACCCTGCAGCTTCGGCCCGAGAAAAGTAATTTGTTTGATTATAAGGAACATAATTTTGCTATCTATTCTTCATTAGCGTATAATCTTGGAAAATGGAATTTCAAGGGAGGTTTCCGTGCTGAAATGACAGATCTGGAAGGAATCGTATCTGAACCTTATGAACAGAACAAAAATAAGTACTGGAGTCTTTTCCCAACGTTCTACGCCCAATATACTACGGAAAATAAACAGGAATTTGGATTTTCTTATGGAAAAAGGATCAGCCGCCCGTCCTATTCATGGCTGAATCCTGCAAAGTCTTACTATAATTTATTCTCCTATTATCAGGGAGACCCAAAGCTGAAAGCCACCATTATCCATAATCTTAATCTGACCTATTCCTGGAAAGGCTGGAACCTGGATCTGTATTACAGGAAAGAGATCTATCCTTCCATGGAAATTTCGTACCAGGAACCCAGTACCAATCAGCTGATCTACTATTTTACCAATATTGAAAAAGGACAGGCTTTTGGTGCCAGTTTATATAAGAGTTTTCAGATCAAACCATGGTGGACACTGATTCTTTCCGAAAACCTGGAGCATAATGAAAATTATTTTAAAGGAATTGATAACCAGATCTATAAAAATAAAGTCTGGAACTGGGTATCTGACATTTCTACCTCATTCACATTAGATAAAAACAGCGACTGGAAGATTGAGGCCGGGCATAAGTACTATTCACCGGGAATACAGGGAACTTTTACCATATCCGGTGCCTGGGCTGCCTATTTTGTGATGAACAGGAAATTTTTAAATAAAAAGCTCGAAGCTTCATTTATTTTTAATGATATTTTCAGGTCGATGGGCCAGAAAGTGAGTACAAAATATGCCAATCAGGACAATTATTTCCTGGATTATCAGGATACTCAGGGGTTTACGCTTTCATTGAAATTTAACTTTGGAAACCAATCGGTGAAGAATGCCAAAACCATAAAGAAAACGGATGAGCAAGATAGACTGTAA
- a CDS encoding M1 family metallopeptidase, with product MKRFLYAVIVAVSMQQFSAQELYMPRNIKKAYEKGTRDISGAPGKNYWQNKGIYNVEVKVDAVSKMVSGKETIVYSNNSPNELQELAIRFVNNLHKPQSPRSGFVSKDFLSSGLHIKSLIVNGTKYNVNSDDWGTVEKVKLNKPLKAGAKADVKIEWEYPLSVQSGREGQIDPETFYVAYSFPRISVYDDYNGWDMLPHSDRQEFYNDFNDYSFAITAPKNFVVWATGDFLNPEAVLQPEYLKRYRASLKSDKIIHIASEQEMKSGKVTKPNKWNVWKFKASHITDFCFALSNHYVWDASSVQLKTKRASVQSAYKAGAKDFEQYTGWMRYNLDWFSKKWPGVEYPYNVMTAVQGYADMEYPMMINDTSIPDDLRDARLTADHEIAHTYFPFYMGINETRYAFMDEGWATTLEYLIGIDENGELPAKEFYKNFRVKKWINDPSTEQDQPIITMSTQVSGAGYGNNSYVKASLSYLALKDYLGDELFKKALLHYMDNWNGKHPVPWDYFNSMNTGSGKNLNWFFQNWFYTNNYIDLKITGASQLNDMLTVNIDNTGGFAIPFDAVLNYEDGSVEKLHFSPSLWEKDQKHADLAVPIKKKVKSVTLDGDIFMDYTPENNTKSL from the coding sequence ATGAAGCGATTTCTTTATGCCGTAATAGTGGCTGTTTCCATGCAGCAGTTCTCTGCCCAGGAATTATATATGCCGAGAAATATTAAAAAAGCCTACGAAAAAGGTACCCGTGATATTTCCGGAGCGCCGGGTAAAAACTATTGGCAGAATAAAGGAATTTATAATGTAGAAGTAAAAGTGGATGCAGTCAGTAAAATGGTTTCCGGAAAAGAGACCATCGTGTACAGCAACAACAGTCCAAACGAATTGCAGGAGCTGGCCATCCGGTTTGTGAATAACCTTCACAAGCCACAGTCACCAAGATCAGGCTTTGTCTCGAAAGATTTCCTGTCTTCGGGACTGCACATCAAATCATTGATCGTAAACGGAACGAAATATAACGTAAACAGTGACGACTGGGGAACTGTTGAGAAAGTAAAACTGAACAAACCTCTTAAGGCAGGGGCAAAAGCGGATGTAAAAATAGAGTGGGAGTATCCTCTTTCCGTGCAGAGTGGCAGAGAAGGACAGATAGATCCTGAAACGTTTTACGTAGCTTATTCTTTCCCGAGAATTTCTGTCTATGATGATTACAATGGCTGGGATATGCTTCCGCATTCAGACAGGCAGGAATTTTACAATGATTTTAACGACTACAGCTTTGCCATTACTGCTCCTAAAAACTTTGTGGTATGGGCCACCGGAGATTTTCTGAATCCGGAAGCTGTACTTCAGCCGGAGTACCTGAAAAGATATAGAGCATCCCTGAAAAGTGACAAAATAATACACATCGCATCCGAACAGGAAATGAAATCCGGGAAAGTGACCAAGCCCAACAAATGGAATGTCTGGAAGTTCAAAGCGAGCCATATCACCGATTTCTGTTTTGCCTTAAGCAACCATTATGTTTGGGACGCATCCAGTGTTCAGCTGAAAACAAAAAGGGCAAGCGTGCAGTCAGCTTACAAAGCAGGCGCAAAGGATTTTGAACAATATACTGGATGGATGCGTTATAACCTGGATTGGTTTTCGAAAAAATGGCCGGGTGTAGAATATCCTTACAATGTAATGACTGCCGTGCAGGGTTATGCAGATATGGAATATCCAATGATGATCAATGATACGAGTATCCCGGATGACCTTCGTGATGCAAGGCTTACGGCAGATCATGAGATCGCTCATACCTATTTTCCTTTTTATATGGGCATCAATGAAACCCGCTATGCTTTTATGGACGAAGGCTGGGCAACAACTCTTGAATATCTGATCGGTATTGATGAAAATGGGGAGCTGCCTGCCAAAGAATTTTATAAAAACTTCCGGGTTAAAAAATGGATCAATGATCCTTCTACTGAACAGGATCAGCCTATTATTACAATGAGCACGCAGGTAAGCGGTGCGGGATATGGCAATAATTCCTATGTAAAAGCTTCTCTATCTTATCTGGCATTAAAGGATTATCTGGGAGATGAACTGTTTAAAAAAGCACTTTTGCATTATATGGACAACTGGAACGGAAAGCATCCGGTGCCTTGGGATTATTTTAATTCAATGAATACCGGCTCAGGGAAAAACCTCAACTGGTTCTTTCAAAACTGGTTCTACACCAATAATTATATTGATCTTAAGATCACAGGAGCTTCACAGCTGAATGATATGTTGACGGTCAATATAGATAATACCGGTGGATTTGCCATCCCTTTTGATGCAGTTTTAAATTATGAAGACGGATCAGTGGAAAAGCTTCATTTTTCTCCCTCATTATGGGAAAAAGATCAAAAGCATGCAGACCTCGCGGTTCCTATTAAAAAGAAAGTGAAATCCGTTACTTTGGATGGAGACATTTTTATGGATTACACCCCGGAAAACAATACAAAATCATTATAA